The following are encoded in a window of Bradyrhizobium sp. WBOS07 genomic DNA:
- a CDS encoding metal ABC transporter ATP-binding protein — MAALHFHNVTLGYDRHPAVHHLSGEVGRGALVAVIGPNGAGKSTLLRGIVGILKPLDGSIHLGGLDARDIAYLPQSAEIDRSFPISVFDFVGTGLWRDAGLFGGIGKAARGKILRAIASVGLNGFENRPIGTLSGGQMQRVLFARVLLQDASLIVLDEPFNAIDAKTTADLLALVKQWHHEGRTVLAALHDMEMVRNHFSETLVLARGPVAWGPTAEVLTPENLLVAMRMCEAFDDSAAACAADDIGSRAA; from the coding sequence ATGGCCGCGCTGCACTTTCACAACGTCACGCTCGGCTATGACCGGCATCCCGCCGTCCACCATCTGAGCGGCGAGGTCGGGCGGGGTGCGCTGGTCGCCGTGATCGGTCCGAATGGCGCGGGCAAGTCGACGCTGCTGCGCGGCATTGTCGGCATCCTCAAGCCGCTCGACGGCAGCATCCATCTCGGCGGGCTCGACGCCAGGGACATCGCCTATCTGCCACAGAGCGCGGAGATCGACCGCAGCTTCCCGATCTCGGTGTTCGACTTCGTCGGCACCGGGTTGTGGCGCGATGCCGGCCTGTTCGGCGGCATCGGCAAGGCCGCGCGCGGAAAGATTCTGCGCGCCATCGCGTCCGTGGGCCTCAACGGCTTCGAGAATCGCCCGATCGGCACGCTCTCCGGCGGCCAGATGCAGCGCGTGCTGTTCGCGCGCGTGCTGCTCCAGGACGCCAGCCTGATCGTGCTGGACGAGCCTTTCAACGCCATCGATGCCAAGACCACGGCCGACCTGCTCGCGCTGGTCAAGCAATGGCACCATGAGGGCCGCACCGTGCTCGCCGCGCTGCACGACATGGAGATGGTGCGCAACCATTTCAGCGAGACGCTGGTGCTGGCGCGTGGCCCGGTGGCGTGGGGACCGACGGCCGAGGTGCTGACGCCGGAAAACCTGCTGGTCGCGATGCGGATGTGCGAGGCCTTCGACGACAGTGCCGCGGCCTGCGCTGCCGATGATATCGGCTCGCGGGCGGCCTGA
- a CDS encoding metal ABC transporter permease, whose translation MLYDALIGPFTEFEFMRRALAAVIALALAGAPIGVFLMLRRMSLVGDAMAHAILPGAAIGFLLSGLNLFAMTAGGLIAGFAVAILAGLVARSTGLKEDASLATFYLASLALGVTIVSIKGTNIDLLHVLFGNILAMDDQTLLVVAFNATVTLLVLAVIYRPLVIESVDPLFLRTVSRAGGPAHLAFLALVVINLVNGFQALGTLLAVGLMILPAGIARFWSRDLTAMICIAVVAATASGYAGLVLSFQTRVPSGPAIILVATVIYVISVLFGRVGGVVRQLFPGRHLEA comes from the coding sequence ATGCTCTATGACGCGCTGATCGGCCCGTTCACCGAATTCGAGTTCATGCGGCGCGCGCTCGCTGCCGTGATCGCGCTGGCGCTGGCCGGCGCGCCGATCGGCGTGTTCCTGATGCTGCGGCGGATGAGCCTCGTCGGCGACGCCATGGCTCATGCGATCCTGCCGGGCGCCGCAATCGGCTTCCTGCTCTCCGGTCTCAATCTGTTCGCGATGACCGCCGGCGGCCTGATCGCAGGTTTTGCGGTCGCGATCCTCGCCGGCTTGGTCGCGCGTTCGACCGGGCTGAAGGAGGACGCCTCGCTCGCCACCTTCTATCTGGCCTCGCTGGCGCTCGGCGTCACCATCGTCTCGATCAAGGGCACCAATATCGACCTGCTGCACGTGCTGTTCGGCAACATCCTCGCGATGGACGACCAGACATTGCTGGTGGTGGCCTTCAATGCCACCGTGACGCTGCTCGTGCTCGCCGTAATCTATCGTCCGCTGGTGATCGAGAGCGTCGATCCCTTGTTCCTGCGCACGGTCAGTCGCGCCGGGGGACCTGCGCATCTCGCCTTCCTCGCCCTGGTCGTGATCAATCTCGTCAATGGTTTCCAGGCGCTCGGCACGCTGCTTGCGGTCGGCCTGATGATTCTGCCGGCCGGCATCGCGCGGTTCTGGTCGCGCGATCTCACCGCGATGATCTGCATCGCCGTCGTCGCTGCCACGGCTTCCGGCTATGCCGGCCTCGTGCTGTCGTTCCAGACCCGGGTGCCCTCAGGCCCCGCGATCATTCTGGTGGCGACGGTGATCTACGTGATCTCGGTTCTGTTCGGCCGCGTCGGCGGCGTGGTCCGGCAATTGTTTCCCGGCCGGCATCTGGAAGCATGA
- a CDS encoding metal ABC transporter solute-binding protein, Zn/Mn family, protein MRFILFCALLLIASPGQAAERLNVVASFSILADFVRNVGGDRINLTTLVGADGDVHVYTPPPADAKRVAEAKLVIVNGLGLEGWLPRLVQSSGSKAQVVTASAGIAPLKLGSAPDPHAWQSVPNAKVYVTDIANALAAADPDAADFFRAQAKAYLEKLETLDREVREAVAKIPTARRKVISTHDAFGYFAAEYGIRFVAPLGVSTETEPSARDIATIIGQIKAQKIPAVFLENISDDRLIRRIAAETGAKVGGTLISDGLTGEKGPAPTYIDMVRHNIKALTSALDH, encoded by the coding sequence ATGCGGTTCATCCTGTTCTGTGCGCTGTTGTTGATCGCCTCGCCAGGTCAGGCCGCGGAGCGGCTGAACGTCGTCGCGAGCTTCTCGATCCTCGCCGATTTCGTCCGTAACGTCGGCGGTGACAGGATCAATTTGACCACGCTGGTCGGCGCCGACGGCGATGTCCACGTCTACACCCCGCCGCCCGCCGATGCGAAGCGCGTCGCGGAGGCGAAGCTCGTCATCGTCAACGGGCTCGGGCTGGAGGGCTGGCTGCCGCGTCTCGTGCAGTCGTCCGGCAGCAAGGCGCAGGTCGTCACCGCCAGCGCCGGGATCGCCCCGCTCAAGCTGGGCTCGGCGCCCGATCCACATGCCTGGCAGTCGGTCCCCAACGCCAAGGTCTACGTGACTGATATCGCCAACGCGCTGGCCGCCGCCGATCCTGACGCAGCCGACTTCTTTCGCGCCCAGGCCAAGGCCTATCTGGAAAAGCTCGAAACGCTGGACCGCGAGGTCCGCGAGGCCGTGGCTAAAATCCCGACCGCGCGGCGCAAGGTGATCTCCACCCATGATGCCTTCGGCTATTTCGCCGCCGAGTACGGTATCCGGTTCGTCGCCCCCTTGGGCGTCTCCACCGAAACCGAGCCCAGCGCCCGGGACATCGCGACCATCATCGGTCAGATCAAGGCGCAGAAAATCCCGGCCGTTTTTCTGGAGAATATCAGCGATGACCGGCTGATCCGGCGGATCGCGGCAGAGACCGGGGCAAAGGTCGGCGGGACCCTGATTTCAGACGGTTTGACCGGCGAAAAGGGGCCTGCACCCACTTACATTGACATGGTCAGGCACAATATAAAGGCCCTGACCAGCGCGCTTGACCATTAG